A genomic stretch from Pseudobacteriovorax antillogorgiicola includes:
- a CDS encoding alpha-2-macroglobulin family protein, translated as MLKYVLGTIIVLLGVACERGETDMPSSSNGSASNQSQGLFTLVESLPEGEILRTSKIEVKFKKPIQESSTGTVTPSWEFEPKIDGTSQWLDGKTLLFSPDKPLKPSQKYIGKLRLGDSPSQLLNFSFQVLRQNIDLKFEDLKLLPNSQSYVLQGEVSTSQFSEDGLVEDFIKAHQSGTPLALTWDHREGGRYHRFTIADIARKNEVSALELEWNGEALGAKTSGRKRIEVPPLNMLTVISAKTFTREQSYVELSFSQAVDPNQDMTGLVRLDGVSLKPVVEGSIIKLFVDETFNETKTLRVSEGLKGADGSTLKAPFEQALTFQALKPGIRFHEQANIIPYANQALLPFESVQLHSIQVTAFRIDERNIPQFLQVNNLDDGYELKRVGRFVWRKTVTLQGDVSSWQRRFIDVTEVTQKYPGSLFRFILTANRGNSSYSCQPNESSPSTEPGYKDSDQQAGYSAWNSYVPVQSWNHRHDPCHDSYYQSKQFLRKEKNIFVSDIGVIAKANEKNQFDLVVNSFRDSEPVSGASLAFYNFQNQLMHTGESDQQGFYSVELPSRPFLIVASKGKNKSYLKVNSRSQLSVAHFDVSGHKVQKGLNGFIYGERGVWRPGDDIYLTFIGLGKPQGSQVTLDFFNPSGVLVNTYNPSRALNDFYSFKISTDKGAKTGNWKATVNYGGVAFHKTIKVEMVRPNRLKMNLSTEDTLVLGRETSMKLESQWLHGAPASQLKADVKVKLKPNGLGFESFDRFTFQDPSRRFELSQAKTIFEGKLNETGAASFKTRLVKVEDAPGRLNASFELRVFEKSGAFSIGSKSVDVHPYSHYVGIQVPKGDEARGMLLTDKEHPLSIVTVDRFGQPSPGRKISVNLFKISWKWWWDKSKDNWANFSSSRHVQSILSGQLRSKGKNAQANWPFQIKYPDWGRYLIKACDVESGHCAAKVIYMDWPGWAGRAAEKGSDAATRLQISSSKKSWTVGEDAEVFFPATTHGRFLLSLENGSEVLDKRWIEAKPGKNRVSFKISPEMAPNIFAHITLIQPYSDRENDHPLRMYGVIPILVNNPETTLSPVITTSDVWKPNSPVEIEISEENAKAMTYTIAVVDEGLLGLTNYSSPNPHGHFYQKAALGVKTWDQFDHVIGAYGAELEQIIGIGGDGNANKEATENDANRFPPFIRFLGPFSLAAGDKQEHLVEIPNYMGEARIMVTAGAERAFGNQEKSVPVKDDVVLLVDGPRVLRPGEVAHLPVSVFNTADVDSQVNLKFKSNARLKLLGLADMTLDIRKGEDKVALIPVQVSEGTKPGTLEVIAEARGQVYQQKISIPIEIPNPVIQRVSQQAIEKGGSWNVDLEPFGIEGSNELLVEASSIPPLQLDRRLHYLIKYPHGCLEQTTSGAFPQLYVDRLMDLDETVKKSIEVHIKSAIAKIASFQTSSGAFTRWMGDDEIDPWASIYAAHFLLEAETAGYHVSAELRHRWVNFQKDQANRWTPLRTGQSQLIQAYRLAVLALAKQADLGAMNRLREIIRPRSAASAQLATAYAIIGQKEVATDLLSSDSIHLSSYREHKETYGSRLRDQAILLMSYGALSNRTLGMKLVKEMSDELNSGSWLSTQETAFALMAIAKFLGPEEMSKKLSIAMNIGEQTETIISDRAIWQKQYPDFRKPLLAVFENKSTNPVFLNIVRRGTPPMGDEQALNQGLEMTLKLVVDQKELNALSGDLRVRHGSDLQAKVTIRNPSRKDYKSIALTHIFPSGFEVKNERLQTEKSETDQADYVDIRDDRTLTYFDLPSGGQKSFNVDFNAAYPGRFYYPAIQSELMYEGEINSNTKGFWIDIE; from the coding sequence ATGTTGAAATATGTTTTGGGAACCATAATTGTACTCTTAGGGGTTGCTTGCGAGCGAGGCGAGACGGATATGCCAAGCTCCTCAAACGGATCAGCCTCCAATCAATCGCAGGGTTTGTTTACCCTAGTAGAATCGCTTCCTGAAGGAGAGATACTCCGTACCAGTAAGATTGAGGTCAAGTTCAAGAAACCCATCCAAGAGTCTTCAACGGGGACTGTAACCCCTAGCTGGGAATTCGAACCCAAGATTGATGGTACGAGTCAATGGCTAGACGGAAAAACACTTCTATTCAGCCCAGATAAACCGTTAAAACCAAGTCAAAAATATATAGGAAAGCTGAGGCTGGGGGACTCCCCTAGTCAACTCCTTAACTTCAGTTTTCAAGTTCTACGGCAGAACATAGATCTTAAATTCGAAGATCTCAAGCTGCTCCCAAATTCACAGTCTTATGTTCTTCAAGGAGAGGTGAGCACATCCCAATTCAGCGAAGACGGATTGGTGGAAGATTTCATTAAAGCTCACCAGTCGGGCACTCCCCTAGCCCTCACTTGGGATCATAGAGAAGGTGGTCGATACCACCGATTTACCATCGCTGATATCGCTCGAAAAAATGAAGTTAGTGCCCTAGAGCTAGAGTGGAACGGTGAAGCTCTGGGGGCGAAGACTTCTGGACGCAAACGAATCGAAGTTCCTCCTCTCAATATGCTCACTGTTATTTCGGCAAAAACATTTACGAGAGAGCAAAGTTATGTAGAACTGTCGTTTTCCCAAGCTGTTGACCCAAACCAGGACATGACTGGCCTCGTTCGCTTGGATGGTGTGTCTCTCAAGCCAGTGGTGGAAGGCAGCATTATCAAACTTTTCGTAGATGAAACTTTCAATGAGACGAAGACGTTGCGGGTGTCGGAAGGGCTCAAAGGGGCCGATGGCTCAACCCTTAAGGCTCCTTTTGAACAAGCTCTCACCTTCCAAGCTTTAAAGCCAGGAATCCGATTTCACGAACAAGCGAACATTATTCCTTACGCAAACCAAGCCCTTTTGCCGTTTGAGTCAGTTCAGCTTCATTCCATCCAAGTCACAGCCTTTAGAATAGACGAACGAAATATTCCACAATTTCTTCAAGTCAACAATCTCGACGATGGATATGAACTCAAGCGAGTGGGACGCTTCGTGTGGCGCAAAACAGTAACCTTGCAAGGTGATGTTTCCAGCTGGCAGAGACGGTTCATCGATGTTACAGAGGTTACACAGAAATACCCTGGCAGCTTATTCCGATTTATCTTGACAGCCAATCGAGGGAATTCCAGCTATAGCTGTCAGCCTAACGAATCTTCACCATCTACGGAACCTGGATATAAAGACAGCGATCAACAAGCTGGATATAGCGCTTGGAACTCCTATGTGCCTGTCCAAAGTTGGAACCATCGACACGATCCTTGTCATGATAGTTACTATCAAAGTAAGCAATTCCTTCGTAAAGAAAAAAATATCTTCGTTTCAGACATAGGAGTCATTGCAAAAGCTAATGAAAAAAATCAATTTGATCTAGTTGTAAACAGTTTCCGAGACTCTGAGCCAGTTTCAGGGGCTAGCTTGGCATTCTATAATTTTCAAAATCAACTGATGCATACTGGTGAAAGTGACCAGCAGGGCTTCTACAGTGTCGAGCTGCCCTCTAGGCCATTCCTCATCGTCGCTTCAAAAGGTAAGAACAAATCTTACTTGAAGGTCAATAGCCGATCCCAGTTATCGGTAGCACACTTTGACGTTAGCGGACACAAGGTCCAAAAGGGACTCAATGGCTTCATCTATGGAGAACGCGGTGTATGGCGACCAGGAGACGATATTTATCTAACTTTTATCGGCTTAGGTAAACCTCAGGGTAGCCAAGTGACCCTAGACTTCTTCAACCCATCTGGGGTCCTCGTCAACACTTACAATCCCAGTCGAGCTTTGAATGATTTTTATAGCTTCAAAATAAGTACTGATAAAGGGGCCAAAACAGGCAACTGGAAGGCTACTGTCAACTACGGTGGTGTTGCGTTCCACAAAACCATAAAAGTTGAGATGGTGAGACCGAATCGCTTGAAGATGAATCTCAGCACCGAAGACACCTTAGTATTGGGCCGTGAGACCTCGATGAAACTCGAAAGTCAGTGGCTTCACGGGGCACCCGCGAGCCAACTAAAGGCTGACGTTAAAGTTAAGCTCAAACCAAACGGCTTAGGATTTGAAAGCTTTGATAGATTTACTTTCCAAGATCCTTCGCGACGTTTTGAGCTTTCTCAAGCCAAGACAATATTCGAAGGCAAGCTCAATGAGACAGGAGCCGCTTCATTTAAGACCCGCCTTGTAAAAGTTGAAGATGCTCCAGGTCGCTTGAATGCGTCATTCGAATTACGAGTCTTTGAAAAGTCTGGTGCCTTTAGTATTGGAAGCAAATCGGTGGATGTTCACCCCTATAGCCACTATGTAGGCATTCAAGTTCCCAAAGGGGACGAAGCCCGAGGGATGTTACTCACAGATAAAGAGCACCCTCTTAGTATCGTGACTGTCGATCGATTTGGACAGCCAAGCCCCGGCAGGAAGATTTCTGTGAATCTTTTCAAGATTTCTTGGAAGTGGTGGTGGGATAAATCAAAAGACAATTGGGCAAACTTTTCCAGTTCGAGGCATGTTCAATCAATCCTAAGCGGTCAGCTCCGGTCAAAAGGTAAAAACGCACAGGCTAATTGGCCATTTCAGATCAAGTATCCAGACTGGGGACGCTATCTTATCAAAGCATGTGATGTTGAGTCGGGGCACTGCGCGGCAAAAGTTATCTATATGGACTGGCCTGGTTGGGCTGGGCGAGCAGCTGAAAAAGGCTCCGACGCTGCCACGCGACTCCAGATAAGTAGTAGTAAGAAATCGTGGACAGTGGGTGAAGACGCCGAGGTGTTTTTTCCTGCAACGACTCATGGCCGGTTTCTGCTGAGCCTGGAAAACGGTAGCGAGGTACTCGATAAAAGGTGGATCGAGGCAAAGCCAGGAAAGAATCGCGTCAGCTTTAAGATTAGTCCGGAAATGGCGCCAAATATCTTTGCTCATATCACGTTGATCCAACCCTATAGTGATCGAGAAAACGATCATCCACTGCGGATGTATGGGGTTATTCCCATCCTTGTCAATAATCCCGAAACAACTCTTTCGCCTGTGATTACTACAAGTGATGTTTGGAAACCTAATTCACCCGTTGAAATCGAAATTTCAGAAGAAAATGCCAAGGCTATGACATACACCATAGCAGTGGTAGATGAGGGGTTGCTGGGACTTACAAATTACTCAAGCCCAAATCCACATGGCCACTTCTATCAAAAAGCGGCACTGGGGGTAAAAACTTGGGATCAATTTGATCACGTAATAGGAGCCTACGGAGCAGAACTAGAACAGATCATCGGGATTGGTGGTGACGGCAACGCAAACAAAGAAGCCACTGAGAATGATGCCAATAGATTTCCCCCTTTTATAAGGTTCTTAGGCCCATTTAGTCTAGCAGCAGGCGATAAGCAAGAGCACCTTGTTGAAATCCCGAACTATATGGGAGAAGCCAGAATTATGGTCACTGCGGGGGCTGAGCGAGCATTTGGCAATCAGGAAAAGTCAGTTCCAGTTAAAGATGATGTGGTTTTATTGGTAGATGGTCCCCGAGTTCTAAGGCCGGGAGAAGTCGCCCACTTACCTGTTTCGGTATTCAACACCGCGGATGTAGATAGTCAAGTAAATCTTAAGTTTAAGTCTAACGCAAGATTAAAACTTTTGGGTCTCGCAGATATGACACTAGATATCAGAAAGGGTGAGGATAAAGTCGCATTGATTCCCGTACAAGTATCCGAGGGAACCAAACCTGGCACTCTGGAAGTGATTGCTGAAGCGAGAGGCCAAGTCTACCAACAAAAGATATCCATACCCATCGAGATACCCAATCCAGTTATACAAAGGGTTTCACAACAAGCCATAGAGAAGGGTGGCTCTTGGAATGTCGACCTTGAGCCGTTTGGAATTGAAGGAAGCAACGAACTTTTGGTTGAAGCATCCAGCATTCCTCCGTTGCAACTAGATCGACGCCTTCATTATCTCATAAAATACCCTCATGGCTGCTTGGAGCAGACCACATCAGGAGCGTTTCCTCAACTCTATGTTGATCGTCTCATGGACTTGGATGAAACCGTTAAAAAAAGTATCGAAGTTCATATTAAGTCTGCCATTGCTAAGATAGCCAGTTTTCAAACCTCATCCGGTGCGTTTACACGGTGGATGGGAGATGATGAAATTGATCCTTGGGCCAGCATCTATGCGGCCCACTTTCTTCTAGAAGCAGAAACTGCTGGATATCATGTTTCAGCAGAGCTGCGGCACCGTTGGGTTAATTTTCAAAAGGATCAAGCTAATCGTTGGACTCCTCTGCGTACCGGCCAGTCACAGCTCATCCAGGCCTATCGACTGGCAGTTCTAGCTCTCGCCAAACAAGCCGATTTAGGGGCCATGAATAGATTGCGTGAGATTATACGACCTAGGAGTGCTGCGAGCGCTCAGCTAGCGACAGCGTACGCCATCATTGGTCAGAAAGAAGTGGCTACCGACCTACTCTCCAGCGATAGCATACATCTTAGCAGCTATCGAGAACACAAAGAAACCTACGGTTCAAGACTTAGAGATCAGGCTATCCTACTAATGAGCTATGGCGCACTCAGTAATCGGACACTGGGTATGAAACTTGTAAAAGAGATGAGCGATGAACTAAATAGCGGGAGCTGGCTATCCACCCAAGAGACCGCATTTGCACTCATGGCCATTGCCAAGTTTTTGGGCCCAGAAGAGATGTCGAAGAAACTTTCTATAGCAATGAACATTGGTGAGCAAACGGAAACAATCATAAGCGATCGAGCCATATGGCAGAAACAATATCCTGACTTTAGGAAACCACTTCTAGCTGTATTCGAAAATAAGTCCACGAACCCTGTATTTCTTAACATCGTTCGTCGCGGCACTCCTCCTATGGGAGACGAACAAGCATTAAATCAAGGCCTTGAAATGACTTTAAAACTGGTCGTTGATCAAAAGGAGCTTAACGCTCTAAGTGGAGATCTCAGAGTTAGGCATGGCTCAGATCTACAGGCTAAAGTCACGATCAGGAACCCTAGCCGCAAAGATTACAAAAGCATTGCTCTAACTCATATTTTTCCATCTGGATTCGAAGTCAAGAATGAGCGGCTTCAAACTGAAAAATCCGAAACAGACCAAGCTGATTATGTCGACATCCGGGACGACCGAACTCTCACCTACTTTGATCTTCCTAGCGGTGGCCAGAAAAGTTTTAACGTGGATTTTAATGCCGCATATCCTGGGCGATTCTACTACCCTGCAATCCAGTCTGAATTGATGTATGAGGGAGAAATCAATAGCAATACAAAAGGTTTTTGGATTGATATTGAGTAA